The Microbulbifer sp. YPW1 genome contains the following window.
AACAACACAAAGACCAGCAGCGCTGGTCACTGCGAGACCTGTTTGCAGCCACCCCCAACCGGGCACAGGTTTTCAGTGCCGAAGCCGCGGGGATTTACCTCGACTACAGCAAAAACCTGCTCAGTGCAGAGACCCTGCAGTTACTGCTCGGATACACAGATACAGCCAAGCTGAAAAGTGGCATTGAGGCACTGTTTGCAGGAGCCCCCATCAATAACACCGAGCATCGCCCCGCTCTACACACGGCGTTGCGTTTTCAGGGCGAGCCCAAGACGGAACACGAACACGCAGTAGCAGACTGCCGCGAGCAGATGGAAAAGTTCGCGGCACAGATCCACAACGGCGGCTGGACCGGTTTTACCGGCAAGCCTATTCGCCATGTGGTAAACATCGGCATCGGCGGCTCCGACCTGGGTCCGCGCATGGTATGTGAAGCTCTGCGCCCCTGGCACAAGGATGACCTCAAGGTGCACTTTGTCGCCAATATCGATGGTGCCGACCTGAGCGATACCATTGCCTCCCTGCCCGCTGACGAGACTTTATTCATCGTCGCCTCCAAGTCCTTCTCAACCCTGGAAACCCGTCAGAACGCCCTCTCAGCGCGTCAGTGGGTGCTCGACGCGGGTTGTGCAAAATCCGACCTGGAAAAGCATTTTGTGGCAGTGAGCAGCAACATTGTGGCGGCGCAGGATTTCGGTATTGCTGCACAGAATATTTTTCCCATGTGGGACTGGGTTGGCGGCCGCTATTCGCTGTGGTCCGCTATTGGCCTGCCCATCGCCCTGGCCTGCGGCTTTGACGTTTACAGCGATCTGCTGAAAGGCGCCAACGCCATGGATACCCACTTCGCAGAAGCGGAGTTTGCACAAAACCTGCCGGTGCTGATGGCGCTGATCCACTTCTGGTACCGCCAGTGCTGGGGCGCCGGCAGCCTCGCCGTCCTTCCCTACGCACAGCGCCTGGCAAAATTCCCGGCGTGGCTGCAGCAGCTGGATATGGAGAGCCTGGGCAAAAGCGTGACCCGCGATGCCCAGCCGCTGCCCTATCCGAGTGGCAGTGTGATCTGGGGTGCCGAGGGTAGTAATGGCCAGCATTCCTTCCACCAGCTGCTGCACCAGGGCACGGATATGATTCCTGCGGATTTTGTGGCGATCAAGCAGCCAACATCGGAGCTCGAGGAGCAACACCAGTGGCTGCTTTCCTGCTGCCTGAGCCAGAGCCAGGCGCTGTTGCGCGGCAAATCACTGGCCGAGGCCCGCAAGGAGCTGGAGGCCTCAGGCCACACGCACAAGGAAGTACACCAGCTGGCGCCACACAAGGTGATCCCGGGCAACCGTCCGAGCAATACCCTGGTTGTGGAGAAGCTGGATCCTTTCCATCTGGGCAGCCTGCTGGCGCTGTATGAGCACAAGGTGTTCACCTTCGGCTGCCTGCTGGATATCAATCCTTTTGATCAGTGGGGCGTGGAACTGGGCAAGGTACTCGGCAACGCGGTACACGATGCGATCGAGGGTGAGATTCCCGCGGATTGGGACGGATCTACTGCACACCTGATGAAACTGCTTCTTAAATAAACACGCGTTTGGTGGCAATCATTGAGGTCACTCGGTGGCGGCAAAGCCATTACCTTTGCCGCCACCGAATCATCTAACCGGAACAACCATACTCAATCAATCTTCCGAGCCTGCTGCTCCAGTAACGGCTTGATCAAGTCCATCGGCAACGGGAACACAATCGTGGAATTTTGCTCCCCAGCAATATCGATCAACGTCTGCATATAACGCAACGTAATCGCATTTGAGTTTTTGGACAGCTGATCCGCGGCCTCGGTAAGCTTTGCCGCCGCCTGAGCTTCCCCCTCTGCATGAATCACCTTCGCCCGCCGCGAACGCTCTGCCTCGGCCTGCTGGGCAATGGCGCGGATC
Protein-coding sequences here:
- the pgi gene encoding glucose-6-phosphate isomerase, which gives rise to MDALPLSAAISKLQQHKDQQRWSLRDLFAATPNRAQVFSAEAAGIYLDYSKNLLSAETLQLLLGYTDTAKLKSGIEALFAGAPINNTEHRPALHTALRFQGEPKTEHEHAVADCREQMEKFAAQIHNGGWTGFTGKPIRHVVNIGIGGSDLGPRMVCEALRPWHKDDLKVHFVANIDGADLSDTIASLPADETLFIVASKSFSTLETRQNALSARQWVLDAGCAKSDLEKHFVAVSSNIVAAQDFGIAAQNIFPMWDWVGGRYSLWSAIGLPIALACGFDVYSDLLKGANAMDTHFAEAEFAQNLPVLMALIHFWYRQCWGAGSLAVLPYAQRLAKFPAWLQQLDMESLGKSVTRDAQPLPYPSGSVIWGAEGSNGQHSFHQLLHQGTDMIPADFVAIKQPTSELEEQHQWLLSCCLSQSQALLRGKSLAEARKELEASGHTHKEVHQLAPHKVIPGNRPSNTLVVEKLDPFHLGSLLALYEHKVFTFGCLLDINPFDQWGVELGKVLGNAVHDAIEGEIPADWDGSTAHLMKLLLK